A genomic region of Exiguobacterium sp. Helios contains the following coding sequences:
- the hpf gene encoding ribosome hibernation-promoting factor, HPF/YfiA family has protein sequence MIYNIRGENLDVTDALKDYVEKKLEKLTRYFTTPTEAQTAYVNLKVNNEKQKVEVTIPMPNLLLRAEDVNGDMYAAIDLVVDKLERQIRKHKTKINRRGRAKEGGIGEYFKTLEGPEAEAPVYEEDEAELELVRTKRFTLKPMDTEEAILQMDMLGHTFFVFSDAETGNTNVVYRRKDGRYGLIEPE, from the coding sequence ATGATCTACAACATTCGCGGTGAAAACTTGGACGTCACAGATGCTCTCAAGGATTACGTCGAGAAAAAGCTTGAAAAGTTAACTCGTTACTTCACAACTCCTACGGAAGCGCAGACGGCTTATGTTAATCTCAAAGTTAACAATGAGAAACAAAAAGTCGAAGTGACGATTCCAATGCCAAACCTCTTGTTACGGGCAGAGGATGTCAATGGCGACATGTACGCAGCCATCGACCTTGTCGTCGATAAGCTCGAACGTCAGATCCGGAAACATAAAACGAAGATCAACCGGAGAGGCCGTGCCAAAGAAGGCGGTATTGGGGAGTACTTCAAAACGCTCGAAGGACCGGAGGCAGAAGCACCTGTCTACGAAGAGGATGAAGCGGAACTCGAACTTGTTCGGACAAAACGTTTCACACTCAAACCGATGGATACGGAAGAAGCAATTCTTCAAATGGATATGCTCGGTCACACGTTCTTCGTCTTCTCGGACGCTGAAACGGGTAACACGAACGTTGTCTACCGTCGAAAAGATGGCCGTTACGGCTTGATTGAACCAGAATAA
- a CDS encoding cold shock domain-containing protein, giving the protein MEQGKVKWFNAEKGYGFIETSDAKDVFVHFSAIQAEGYKSLEEGEEVEFEIVDGDRGPQAANVSKL; this is encoded by the coding sequence ATGGAACAAGGTAAAGTAAAATGGTTTAATGCTGAAAAAGGTTACGGCTTCATCGAGACATCGGATGCAAAAGACGTCTTCGTCCACTTCTCGGCAATTCAAGCAGAGGGCTACAAATCACTTGAAGAAGGCGAAGAAGTAGAATTCGAAATCGTCGATGGCGATCGTGGTCCGCAAGCAGCAAACGTCTCGAAACTGTAA